The Erythrobacter sp. SDW2 region CGGCGGCGCACGGCGTGCTGCGCATGGTGATGGAGCTTGATGGCGAGATCATCGAACGGATCGACCCGCATGTCGGCCTGCTCCACCGCGGGACCGAGAAGCTGATCGAGCACAAGACCTACCTCCAGGCGCTGCCCTATTTTGACCGGCTCGATTACTGCAGCCCGCTGTGCATGGAGCACAGCTATGTGCTCGCGATCGAGAAGCTGCTCAATCTCGAAGTGCCGATCCGCGCGCAATATCTGCGCGTGCTGTTCGCCGAGCTGACCCGCATCTGCAACCACATGCTCAACATCGGGGCGCATGTGATGGATGTCGGCGCGATGACGCCGAACCTGTGGGTGTTCGAACTGCGCGAGGATTGCCTCAACTTTTTCGAACGCGCCAGCGGTGCGCGCATGCACAGCGCCTGGTTCCGTCCCGGCGGTGTGCACCAGGACGTGCCCGAAAAGCTGCTAGTCGATATCGGCGACTGGCTCGACACCCGCCTGCCGGAACTGTTCGGCGACGCCATGAGCCTCGTCATGGACAACCGCATCTTCAAGCAGCGCAATGTCGATATCGCTGTCGTCAGCAAGGACGATGCCGTCGCCTGGGGCTTCAGCGGCCCGATGATCCGTGCAGCGGGCATCCCGTGGGATATCCGCAAGAGCCAGCCCTACGAAGTTTATGACCGGATGGAGTTCGACATTCCCGTCGGCACCAATTCGGACTGCTATGACCGCTTTATGGTGCGGGTGAAGGAAGTCTACGAAAGCGCCAAGATCATCAAGCAGTGCATAGCCCAGATGCCTTCAGGCCCCGTTGCCAGCACCGACGGCAAGATCTCGCCCCCCAAGCGCGGCGAGATGAAGCAGTCGATGGAAAGCCTGATCCACCACTTCAAGCTCTACACCGAAGGCTTCAAGGTCCCGGCAGGCGAGGTCTATGTCGCGACCGAAAGCCCCAAGGGCGAATTCGGCGTCTATCTCGTCAGCGATGGCACCAACAAGCCGTATCGCTGCAAGATCCGCCCGACCGCTTTCAGCCACCTCCAAGCGATGGACTTCATGTCCAAAGGCCACATGCTGCCCGACGCGACGGCCATCCTCGGCGCGATCGACGTGGTGTTCGGGGAGTGTGACCGGTGATGCTGCGCCTTCTCAAATTCGCCCGATCACTTCCGCGGCCGCTGCACTACTTTTTTGCGCTGCTCAGCAATGGCACCCATGCAGCGCCCAATGCGAAGGCCAGGAACAAAGGTCAGACCCATGGCTGATCGTCATCTAGCCGCCAAGCTACCCGGGTTTTGCGAGCCATTCTTCGTCATTGCGAGGAGTCGCAGGCGACGCGGCAATCCAGAGGGCGAAATGCTGGATTGCTTCGCTGCGCTCGCAATCACGAGTGGGGGGCGACGCGCATGATCCTCCGCGAACTCTTCATCTTCATCGCGGCGTTCGCGGCATTCGCTTCGGCGGTTGCAGCCTACCTTGCCGTGTTTCATGGGGCATCGAGCCTCAAGGAAGTCCTTTCGACGGCGGGTGCCGCTGTCATCGGCCTCTATGTCGGCCGCTATCTGCAACACAGGTTGAACCATGGCTGATCGTCATCTCGCCCCCGATACCCCCGAACTGCGCGCGCGCTGGGGTGGCTTTGAATTTACGCCTGAAGTCAAGGCCAAGGCCGACTGGCACATCGCCAAGTATCCCGAAGGGCGTCAGCGTTCGGCGGTGATGCCGCTGCTCGACCTTGCCCAGCGGCAGGTTGGCGAAGAGACCGGCACTCAAGGCTGGCTGCCGCTGCCGGTGATAGAATATGTCGCCAAGTATCTCGACATGCCGGTGATCCGGGTGGTCGAGGTTGCAACGTTCTATTTCATGTATAACCTTGTTCCGGTTGGGAAATACCACGTCCAGGTTTGCGGCACCACGCCCTGCATGCTGCGCGGCAGCGACGATATCATCGCCGCTTGCAAGAAGCGCGGGATGGTGAAGGGCGGTGTATCGGAAGACGGGTTGTGGACCCTGACCGAAGTCGAATGCATGGGCAATTGCGCCACCGCGCCGATGGTCCAGATCAATGACGACAATTACGAGGACCTGACCGTCGAGCGGCTCGATGCGGTGCTCGATGCGCTGGCCAAGGGCGAAACGCCCAAGGCCGGGACACAGGAGCCGGGCAAGCACACCAGCGAACCTTCGGGCGGGCCGACCACGCTGAAAGAGATGGTCAGCGCCAATCACGATTACCGGAAGGAATGGTGATGCGAGGGTTCCACGTCATCCCAGCGAAAGCTGGGATCGCTCTCCTCCTGGCTCAGGACTTGCGGCACCAGACCCCAGCTTTCGCTGGGGTGACGGAAGGGGGTCAGTAATGGACATCCTTACCATTCTCGTCGCCCTCGCGCTCCTGGTCGTGGCCTGGAAGGTCATCACCGGCATGATCAAGTTCGGCGTCATGGCGCTGATCGTGATCGTCGCGGGCTATATGCTGTTTAACGGAGGGTTCGCCTGATGCTGGCCGATAAGGATCGCATCTTTACCAACCTCTATGGCTTCCAGGACTGGGGCCTGAAGGCGGCGCAGAAGCGCGGGGACTGGGATGACACCAAGGCCCTGATCGCGCGCGGGCAGGACGCCATCATCGAGGAAGTGAAGGCTTCGGGCCTGCGCGGGCGCGGCGGTGCGGGCTTCCCGACCGGCCTCAAGTGGTCGTTCATGCCCAAGGAAAGCAAGGACGGTCGTCCCAGCTTCCTCGTCATCAACGCCGACGAATCCGAACCCGGTTCCTGCAAGGACCGCGAGATCATCCGCCACGATCCGCACAAGCTGATCGAAGGTTCGCTGGTCGCCGGTTTCGCCATGCGCGCACGGGCGGCCTATATCTACATCCGCGGCGAATACATCCGCGAGGCCGAGACGCTGCAAAAGGCGATCGACGAGGCCTATGCGGCGGGCCTGCTGGGCAAGAACGCGGCCAAAAGCGGCTACGACTTCGACGTGTTCATGCACCGCGGCGCGGGCGCATACATCTGCGGTGAAGAAACCGCGATGATCGAAAGCCTCGAAGGCAAGAAGGGCCAGCCGCGGCTCAAGCCGCCGTTCCCGGCGGGTGCGGGCCTCTATGGCTGCCCGACCACGGTCAACAATGTCGAGAGCATCGCGGTCGTCCCCACGATCCTGCGGCGCGGGGCGAGTTGGTTCAGCAGCTTCGGGCGCGAGAACAACAAGGGCACCAAGCTGTTCCAGATCAGCGGGCATGTGAACAAGCCTTGCGTGGTCGAGGAAGCGCTCAGCATCCCGTTCAGCGAGCTGATCGAGAAGCATTGCGGCGGCATTCGCGGCGGCAAGGACAACCTGCTGGCCGTGATCCCCGGCGGCTCGTCGGTTCCGCTGGTTCCGGCCGGGCAGATCTGGGACGCGC contains the following coding sequences:
- a CDS encoding NADH-quinone oxidoreductase subunit D; its protein translation is MSVQLEESPTTGDEVISNYTINFGPQHPAAHGVLRMVMELDGEIIERIDPHVGLLHRGTEKLIEHKTYLQALPYFDRLDYCSPLCMEHSYVLAIEKLLNLEVPIRAQYLRVLFAELTRICNHMLNIGAHVMDVGAMTPNLWVFELREDCLNFFERASGARMHSAWFRPGGVHQDVPEKLLVDIGDWLDTRLPELFGDAMSLVMDNRIFKQRNVDIAVVSKDDAVAWGFSGPMIRAAGIPWDIRKSQPYEVYDRMEFDIPVGTNSDCYDRFMVRVKEVYESAKIIKQCIAQMPSGPVASTDGKISPPKRGEMKQSMESLIHHFKLYTEGFKVPAGEVYVATESPKGEFGVYLVSDGTNKPYRCKIRPTAFSHLQAMDFMSKGHMLPDATAILGAIDVVFGECDR
- the nuoE gene encoding NADH-quinone oxidoreductase subunit NuoE; the encoded protein is MADRHLAPDTPELRARWGGFEFTPEVKAKADWHIAKYPEGRQRSAVMPLLDLAQRQVGEETGTQGWLPLPVIEYVAKYLDMPVIRVVEVATFYFMYNLVPVGKYHVQVCGTTPCMLRGSDDIIAACKKRGMVKGGVSEDGLWTLTEVECMGNCATAPMVQINDDNYEDLTVERLDAVLDALAKGETPKAGTQEPGKHTSEPSGGPTTLKEMVSANHDYRKEW
- the nuoF gene encoding NADH-quinone oxidoreductase subunit NuoF, yielding MLADKDRIFTNLYGFQDWGLKAAQKRGDWDDTKALIARGQDAIIEEVKASGLRGRGGAGFPTGLKWSFMPKESKDGRPSFLVINADESEPGSCKDREIIRHDPHKLIEGSLVAGFAMRARAAYIYIRGEYIREAETLQKAIDEAYAAGLLGKNAAKSGYDFDVFMHRGAGAYICGEETAMIESLEGKKGQPRLKPPFPAGAGLYGCPTTVNNVESIAVVPTILRRGASWFSSFGRENNKGTKLFQISGHVNKPCVVEEALSIPFSELIEKHCGGIRGGKDNLLAVIPGGSSVPLVPAGQIWDAPMDFDGLKDLGSGLGTAGVIVMDKSTDIVRAISRISYFYKHESCGQCTPCREGTGWMWRMMERLRTGDAAVEEIDMLQQVTKQVEGHTICALGDAAAWPIQGLIRHFRPELERRIEEHNAKFAEAAE